In Raphanus sativus cultivar WK10039 chromosome 5, ASM80110v3, whole genome shotgun sequence, the following proteins share a genomic window:
- the LOC108860932 gene encoding replication protein A 70 kDa DNA-binding subunit A-like: protein MSSNKSVSLVKNVKPYKTGWCIQVKVLHSWKQYTTYAGHSLELILVDEMGTKIHCSCKKDHMFRVQRDLPLGVWRLVTNFSLSNATGQYRPTNHPFKMSITGETKIADSDYHCDDMFFTFATYEDAGNGSINSHFLIEVIGQVESLKDVQTVQVKGKDRKKVEFRLRDTKGETIACCLWGSFAEQIEAYVQENNDPNMILVIRFAKIGFYQGEVQMTNAFDTSLVLINPDLPEVKTFRSLLPKNETGLILFDQNPNGKAIKAPKQNWNEVEIKSISEILMAMKVENCKIIVSIEAIDTDWGWFYFGHDRCNKRATQIGWNDQKDKPLWRCERCRSNVTNVSPKYKLHIVVQDDSGTCKLLLLDTEAQAIVGTNAVDLWDGSYDEIEDPEVLPEPIRELVGKSFCFGISLANDNVANGSDIFVVSQIWSGDTLLNAVSHSESLSAISPGSSMISAAEVSKSDPNSTSTSEGCSTPFSKRKDDNLPDMTSSSKKLCTKLIKVEKSKTE, encoded by the exons ATGTCTTCGAACAAGAGTGTATCCTTGGTCAAGAATGTCAAACCATACAAAACTGGTTGGTGTATCCAAGTGAAGGTTCTTCATTCGTGGAAGCAATATACCACTTATGCTGGTCATTCACTGGAACTGATTTTGGTTGATGAAATG GGTACGAAGATTCATTGCTCGTGCAAGAAGGATCACATGTTTCGTGTTCAACGTGACTTGCCTTTGGGAGTATGGCGCCTGGTTACCAACTTTTCACTCTCAAATGCAACTGGTCAGTACCGACCAACCAACCATCCTTTCAAGATGTCTATTACAGGCGAAACAAAGATTGCGGATTCAGATTACCATTGCGATGACATGTTCTTCACCTTTGCAACTTATGAAGATGCTGGGAATGGGAGTATCAATTCACACTTTTTAATTG AAGTAATCGGTCAAGTTGAGAGCCTTAAAGACGTTCAGACTGTTCAAGTGAAAGGGAAGGACAGGAAAAAAGTTGAATTCCGGCTCCGTGACACCAA GGGTGAAACGATTGCGTGTTGTCTGTGGGGATCATTTGCTGAACAAATTGAAGCTTATGTTCAAGAAAACAATGATCCCAATATGATTTTGGTTATCAGATTCGCGAAGATTGGATTTTATCAAG GTGAAGTTCAAATGACCAATGCATTTGATACATCTCTGGTTCTGATCAATCCGGACTTGCCTGAAGTCAAGACTTTCAGAAGCTT gTTGCCAAAAAATGAAACTGGTCTTATCCTTTTCGATCAAAATCCTAATGGTAAGGCAATCAAGGCTCCAAAACAAAACTGGAACGAAGTTGAAATCAAATCAATCTCGGAAATATTGATGGCCATGAAG GTAGAAAACTGCAAAATCATTGTTTCTATTGAAGCAATAGATACAGATTGGGGCTGGTTCTATTTTGGTCATGATAGGTGCAACAAACGTGCCACACAAATTGGTTGGAATGATCAGAAGGATAAACCTCTATGGCGTTGCGAACGTTGCCGTTCTAATGTGACCAATGTGTCTCCAAA ATACAAACTGCATATTGTCGTGCAAGATGACTCTGGTACATGCAAGTTGTTGTTGCTGGATACTGAAGCTCAAGCAATAGTCGGAACCAACGCTGTTGACCTATGGGATGGGTCATATGATGAG ATTGAAGATCCGGAGGTGCTACCAGAACCAATCCGAGAATTAGTTGGGAAATCATTCTGTTTTGGAATTTCATTGGCAAATGATAATGTGGCTAACGGTTCTGATATATTTGTGGTCTCTCAAATCTGGTCTGGAGATACACTTCTCAATGCAGTTTCACATTCTGAATCATTGTCTGCTATCAGCCCAGGCTCCTCCATGATCTCCGCTGCCGAG gtTTCGAAGTCAGATCCGAACAGTACCTCAACTTCTGAAGGTTGTTCAACCCCTTTCTCCAAACGCAAAGATGATAATCTGCCTGACATGACTTCATCGTCAAAGAAACTGTGCACCAAGTTAATCAAGGTGGAGAAATCGAAGACAGAATAG
- the LOC108861394 gene encoding calcium-transporting ATPase 4, endoplasmic reticulum-type: MGKGGEEQSNGSSESLKLDTFPAWAKDVRECEEHFGVSVERGLTADEVLKRHQIYGLNELEKPEGTSLFKLVLEQFNDTLVRILLAAAVISFVLAFVDGDEGGEMGITAFVEPLVIFLILIVNAIVGIWQETNAEKALEALKEIQSQQATVTRDGVKVSSLPAKELVPGDVVELRVGDKVPADMRVVGLVSSTLRVEQGSLTGESEAVSKTTKPVEEGADIQGKKCMVFAGTTIVNGNCVCLVTGTGMSSEIGRVHSQIQEASQHEEDTPLKKKLNEFGEALTMIIGLICALVWLINVKYFLSWEYVDGWPRNFKFSFEKCTYYFEIAVALAVAAIPEGLPAVITTCLALGTRKMAQKNALVRKLPSVETLGCTTVICSDKTGTLTTNQMAVSKLVAMGSRVGTLRSFSVEGTSFDPRDGKIEDWPVGRMDANLQMIAKIAAICNDANVEQSENQFVARGMPTEAALKVLVEKMGFPEGASKASSLADGDVLRCCRLWSELEQRIATLEFDRDRKSMGVMVDSSSGKKLLLVKGAVENVLERSTKIQLLDGSTQELDQYSRDLILQSLHDMSMNALRCLGFAFSDVPSDFATYDGSEDHPAHQQLLNPSNYSSIESNLTFVGFVGLRDPPRKEVRQAIADCRTAGIRVMVITGDNKSTAEAICREIGVFEADEDISSRSLTGKEFMDVKDQKNHLRQTGGLLFSRAEPKHKQEIVRLLKEDGEVVAMTGDGVNDAPALKLADIGVAMGISGTEVAKEASDMVLADDNFSTIVAAVGEGRSIYNNMKAFIRYMISSNIGEVASIFLTAALGIPEGMIPVQLLWVNLVTDGPPATALGFNPPDKDIMKKPPRRSDDSLITAWILFRYLVIGMYVGVATVGVFIIWYTHSSFMGIDLSQDGHSLVSYSQLAHWGQCSSWEGFKVSPFTAGSQTFTFDTNPCEYFQQGKIKASTLSLSVLVAIEMFNSLNALSEDGSLVTMPPWVNPWLLLAMAVSFGLHFVILYVPFLAQVFGIVPLSLNEWLLVLAVSLPVILIDEVLKFVGRLTSGYRYARRTPSVKQKEE; the protein is encoded by the exons ATGGGGAAAGGAGGGGAAGAGCAGAGTAACGGTTCCTCCGAATCGTTAAAGTTGGATACTTTCCCCGCTTGGGCCAAAGACGTTAGAGAATGCGAAGAGCACTTCGGCGTTAGCGTTGAGAGAGGATTAACTGCCGATGAGGTGTTGAAACGTCATCAGATCTACGGTTTGAACGAGTTAGAGAAGCCTGAAGGGACGTCGCTTTTCAAGTTGGTTCTGGAGCAGTTCAACGACACGTTGGTTCGTATCCTCTTGGCGGCTGCTGTTATATCCTTCGTGCTGGCCTTTGTTGATGGCGACGAAGGAGGTGAGATGGGGATCACAGCGTTCGTCGAGCCGCTTGTGATCTTCTTGATCTTGATTGTGAATGCGATCGTTGGGATCTGGCAGGAGACTAATGCCGAGAAGGCACTGGAGGCTTTGAAGGAGATTCAGTCTCAGCAGGCGACTGTGACGCGGGATGGGGTTAAAGTGTCTAGCTTGCCTGCTAAGGAGCTTGTTCCTGGGGACGTTGTGGAGCTCAGGGTGGGTGATAAGGTCCCTGCGGATATGCGTGTTGTGGGATTGGTTAGCTCGACGTTGAGAGTTGAGCAGGGGTCTTTGACGGGAGAGAGTGAGGCGGTGAGTAAGACTACTAAGCCTGTGGAGGAGGGGGCTGATATTCAGGGGAAGAAATGTATGGTGTTTGCAGGGACCACTATTGTGAATGGGAACTGTGTTTGTTTGGTTACGGGTACTGGGATGAGTAGTGAGATTGGGAGGGTGCATTCGCAGATTCAAGAAGCTTCACAGCACGAGGAAGATACTCctttgaagaagaaactcaaCGAGTTTGGAGAAGCTCTGACGATGATCATTGGGTTGATCTGTGCGTTGGTGTGGCTCATCAATGTGAAGTACTTTCTCTCCTGGGAGTATGTCGATGGCTGGCCTAGAAACTTCAAGTTCTCCTTCGAGAAGTGCACGTACTACTTCGAGATTGCTGTGGCGTTGGCCGTTGCTGCGAttccggaaggtcttccagcgGTTATCACCACTTGTTTGGCTCTCGGGACGCGGAAGATGGCTCAGAAGAATGCTCTGGTTAGGAAGTTGCCCAGTGTGGAGACGCTTGGCTGCACAACGGTTATATGCTCTGATAAAACTGGAACTCTGACAACCAATCAGATGGCTGTTTCGAAGCTTGTTGCTATGGGCTCTAGAGTTGGAACTCTCCGATCTTTCAGTGTTGAGGGGACTTCTTTTGATCCACGAGATGGAAAGATAGAAGATTGGCCTGTGGGTAGGATGGATGCAAATCTTCAGATGATTGCGAAAATCGCTGCCATTTGTAATGATGCTAACGTCGAGCAATCTGAGAATCAGTTTGTTGCTAGAGGCATGCCTACTGAGGCAGCTTTGAAG GTTTTGGTTGAGAAAATGGGATTCCCAGAAGGAGCGAGTAAAGCTTCATCTTTGGCTGATGGTGATGTCTTAC GTTGTTGTCGGTTATGGAGTGAACTAGAGCAACGTATTGCCACTCTTGAGTTCGACCGAGACCGTAAGTCAATGGGAGTAATGGTGGATTCCAGCTCAGGAAAAAAGCTGTTACTGGTCAAG ggtgCCGTTGAGAATGTATTGGAAAGGAGTACAAAGATTCAGTTACTTGATGGTTCCACACAAGAACTTGACCAATACTCGAGGGATCTTATTTTACAAAGCCTACATGATATGTCCATGAATGCATTAAGGTGTCTCGGATTTGCCTTCTCAGATGTTCCATCAGATTTTGCTACTTATGATGGCAGTGAAGACCATCCTGCTCACCAGCAACTTCTCAACCCATCTAACTATTCTTCTATTGAGTCCAATCTAACATTTGTTGGGTTTGTTGGTCTAAGG gATCCTCCGAGGAAAGAGGTGCGTCAAGCCATTGCAGACTGCAGAACGGCAGGTATCCGAGTCATGGTGATAACCGGAGACAACAAGAGCACCGCGGAAGCAATTTGCCGTGAGATTGGAGTGTTTGAGGCAGATGAAGATATCTCGTCAAGAAGCTTGACTGGAAAAGAGTTTATGGATGTTAAAGATCAGAAGAATCATCTAAGGCAAACGGGAGGGCTCTTGTTCTCGAGGGCTGAACCCAAGCACAAGCAAGAGATTGTTAGGTTACTCAAAGAAGATGGTGAAGTGGTTGCCATGACTGGAGATGGAGTCAATGATGCTCCTGCGTTGAAGTTGGCTGATATAGGTGTAGCTATGGGTATTTCCGGCACAGAG GTAGCGAAGGAGGCATCAGACATGGTGTTAGCAGATGATAACTTCAGCACTATTGTAGCAGCTGTTGGTGAAGGCAGGTCCATCTATAACAACATGAAGGCTTTCATCAG GTACATGATCTCTTCAAACATCGGTGAGGTTGCATCGATATTCTTGACAGCTGCACTTGGAATCCCAGAAGGCATGATCCCAGTTCAGCTTCTGTGGGTGAATCTGGTAACAGACGGTCCTCCAGCTACTGCTTTGGGATTCAATCCCCCTGACAAGGATATCATGAAGAAGCCTCCTCGCAGAAGCGATGACTCGCTTATCACTGCCTGGATCCTCTTCCGCTATCTG GTGATTGGTATGTATGTGGGAGTAGCAACGGTAGGAGTATTCATCATATGGTACACACACAGCAGCTTCATGGGCATAGACTTGAGCCAAGACGGTCACAGCCTTGTGAGTTACTCACAGCTAGCACACTGGGGTCAGTGCTCATCATGGGAAGGCTTCAAAGTCTCACCTTTCACAGCTGGCTCACAGACTTTCACCTTCGACACAAACCCGTGCGAGTATTTCCAACAAGGGAAAATCAAAGCGTCCACACTCTCCCTCTCGGTGTTGGTGGCTATTGAAATGTTCAACTCCTTGAACGCGCTCTCAGAGGACGGAAGCCTCGTGACGATGCCGCCGTGGGTGAACCCGTGGCTGCTGCTGGCGATGGCGGTGTCGTTTGGGCTACATTTTGTGATACTGTACGTGCCCTTCTTGGCTCAGGTGTTTGGGATAGTGCCGCTGAGTTTGAACGAGTGGCTGCTGGTGTTGGCTGTGTCGCTTCCGGTGATACTGATAGATGAAGTTCTCAAGTTTGTAGGAAGGTTGACCAGTGGATACCGCTACGCACGTCGCACTCCCTCTGTGAAGCAAAAGGAGGAGTAA
- the LOC108861397 gene encoding histone H4 — translation MSGRGKGGKGLGKGGAKRHRKVLRDNIQGITKPAIRRLARRGGVKRISGLIYEETRGVLKIFLENVIRDAVTYTEHARRKTVTAMDVVYALKRQGRTLYGFGG, via the coding sequence ATGTCGGGAAGAGGAAAGGGAGGAAAGGGATTGGGAAAGGGAGGAGCGAAGAGGCACAGGAAGGTGCTTAGGGATAACATCCAAGGCATCACCAAGCCTGCCATTCGTCGTCTTGCTCGCAGAGGTGGTGTCAAGCGTATAAGCGGCCTCATTTACGAAGAGACCCGAGGAGTCCTCAAGATCTTTCTCGAGAATGTCATCCGTGACGCCGTCACCTACACGGAGCACGCTAGGAGGAAGACTGTTACTGCTATGGATGTTGTCTATGCTTTGAAGAGGCAAGGACGCACTCTGTACGGATTCGGCGGTTAA
- the LOC108861396 gene encoding uncharacterized protein LOC108861396: MFLTRFFGRRFLAVAASTRSESTTATAAAAASTARIAKNPLEEFFEFDRSQDEDKPVVYGRGWKASELRLKSWDDLQKLWYVLLKEKNMLMTQRQMLQAQNMMFPNPERIPKVRRSMCRIKHVLTERAIEEPDPRRSAEMKRMVNAM, encoded by the exons ATGTTTCTCACGCGGTTTTTCGGGAGGAGATTCTTGGCTGTGGCTGCATCGACGAGATCGGAGTCAACTACtgcaacagcagcagcagctgcCTCGACTGCTAGGATTGCCAAGAACCCTCTCGAAGAGTTCTTCGAGTTCGATAGAAGCCAGGACGAAGACAAACCTGTTGTCTACG GTCGAGGATGGAAAGCGTCGGAACTGAGGCTCAAATCATGGGATGATCTACAGAAGCTGTGGTATGTTCTTCTCAAAGAGAAGAACATGTTGATGACTCAGCGTCAGATGCTTCAAGCTCAGAACATGATGTTTCCTAACCCTGAACGCATTCCTAAG GTGAGGAGATCAATGTGCCGCATAAAACATGTGCTGACAGAGAGAGCAATTGAAGAACCGGATCCCAGAAGATCCGCCGAGATGAAGAGAATGGTCAATGCTATGTGA
- the LOC108861395 gene encoding mitogen-activated protein kinase 13: MENMEDGGILTYDGRYVVYNVLGNIFELSSKYIPPIQPVGQGAYGIVCCATNSETNEEVAIKKITNAFDNRVDAKRTLREIKLLCHMDHDNVIKMKDIIEPPEKDRFEDVYIVYELMDTDLHQIIRSSQTLTHDHSQFFLYQILRGLKYIHSANVLHRDLKPSNLVLNTSCDLKICDFGLARTSTETDMMTEYVVTRWYRAPELLLNCSEYTGAIDIWSVGCIFMEILRRDTLFPGKDYVQQLKLITELIGSPDDSDLDFLRSETARKYLKQLPRVQKQSFREKFPDISPMALDLAEKMLVFDPSKRITVEEALEHPYLASLHEINEEPTCPSPFTFDFEETTMDEQDIKELIWRESLHFKNK, encoded by the exons ATGGAAAACATGGAAGATGGAGGAATCTTGACATATGACGGTAGATATGTTGTGTACAATGTACTCGGTAACATTTTTGAGCTCTCTTCAAAATACATTCCTCCTATTCAACCTGTGGGTCAAGGAGCCTATGGTATTGTCTG CTGTGCTACAAACTCGGAAACTAACGAAGAGGTTGCTATAAAGAAGATAACAAACGCTTTTGACAACAGAGTTGATGCTAAAAGAACTCTCCGGGAGATCAAACTCCTTTGCCACATGGATCACGATAAT GTTATCAAAATGAAAGATATAATCGAGCCACCAGAGAAAGATAGGTTTGAAGATGTGTATATCGTTTATGAATTGATGGATACTGATTTGCACCAGATCATAAGATCCAGTCAAACTCTGACCCATGACCATTCTCAG TTCTTCCTATACCAAATTTTGAGAGGCTTGAAGTACATACACTCTGCAAATGTACTACACCGTGACCTGAAACCGAGCAACTTGGTTCTAAACACGAGTTGTGATCTTAAAATCTGTGATTTTGGGCTTGCAAGAACGTCAACAGAGACAGACATGATGACTGAATACGTAGTAACAAGATGGTACCGTGCACCTGAGCTGCTTCTCAACTGCTCGGAATACACAGGAGCTATTGATATTTGGTCCGTTGGTTGCATTTTCATGGAGATACTCAGAAGAGACACACTTTTTCCTGGTAAAGATTATGTTCAACAGCTGAAACTTATCACTGAG CTAATAGGTTCACCAGATGACTCTGATCTTGACTTCTTGAGAAGTGAGACTGCGAGAAAGTACTTGAAACAACTCCCACGAGTTCAAAAACAATCATTCAGAGAAAAGTTCCCAGACATTTCACCAATGGCTTTAGATCTTGCTGAGAAGATGCTTGTTTTTGATCCTTCTAAACGCATCACAG TGGAGGAAGCACTGGAGCATCCATATCTGGCTAGTCTCCATGAGATCAATGAAGAACCAACGTGTCCTTCTCCTTTCACCTTCGACTTTGAGGAGACAACCATGGATGAACAAGACATCAAGGAACTTATCTGGAGAGAGTCTTTACACTTCAAGAACAAGTAA
- the LOC108856542 gene encoding L-ascorbate peroxidase 1, cytosolic, giving the protein MTKSYPTVSEDYQKAIEKCKRKLRGLIAEKNCAPIMVRLAWHSAGTFDCASRTGGPFGTMRFDAEQGHGANSGIHIALRLLEPIREQFPTISFADFHQLAGVVAVEVTGGPEIPFHPGREDKPQPPPEGRLPDATKGCDHLRQVFMNQMGLSDVDIVALSGAHTLGRCHKDRSGFEGAWTSNPLIFDNSYFKELLSGEKEGLLQLVSDKALLDDPVFRPLVEKYAADEEAFFADYAEAHLKLSELGFADA; this is encoded by the exons ATGACGAAGAGCTACCCAACAGTTAGCGAAGATTACCAGAAGGCTATCGAGAAGTGCAAGAGGAAGCTTAGAGGTTTGATCGCTGAGAAGAACTGTGCACCTATCATGGTCCGCCTCGC ATGGCACTCTGCTGGAACGTTTGATTGTGCATCGAGGACTGGTGGTCCTTTCGGAACGATGAGGTTTGATGCCGAGCAAGGTCACGGAGCTAACAGTGGTATCCACATTGCTCTCAGGCTGTTGGAGCCCATCAGAGAGCAGTTCCCTACCATCTCTTTCGCTGATTTTCATCAGCTTGCTGGTGTTGTGGCTGTTGAAGTCACCGGTGGTCCTGAGATCCCTTTCCACCCTGGAAGAGAGGACAAGCCACAGCCACCACCAGAGGGACGTCTCCCTGATGCTACAAAGGGATGTGACCACTTGAGGCAGGTGTTTATGAATCAGATGGGTTTATCTGACGTTGATATCGTCGCTTTATCTGGTGCCCACACTCtg GGAAGATGCCACAAGGATAGGTCTGGTTTCGAAGGTGCTTGGACTTCAAACCCTCTTATTTTCGACAACTCTTACTTCAA GGAGCTCTTGAGCGGTGAGAAGGAAGGTCTTCTTCAGCTTGTCTCCGACAAGGCTCTGTTGGATGATCCTGTGTTCCGTCCTCTTGTTGAGAAATACGCTGCT GATGAAGAAGCGTTTTTCGCTGATTACGCTGAGGCACACTTGAAGCTTTCTGAGCTCGG GTTTGCCGACGCTTAA
- the LOC108860107 gene encoding LOB domain-containing protein 1-like encodes MLDMESKGDASAAIIYASPASSPPPTRVVLSPCAACKILRRRCGEKCVLAPYFPPTEPAKFSIAHRVFGASNIIKLLQELPESQRTDAVKSLVYEAEARIRDPVYGSAGAIYNLQRQVSELQAELAKAQVEIVSMQFQRSNLLELIQNMDQRNQEQQNMMAFESSLGNCEHDEFISSSDEESNDFGFLEDKYFNTNSLMLWCDPLLI; translated from the exons ATGCTTGATATGGAGAGTAAAGGTGACGCTTCTGCCGCTATCATTTATGCTTCTCCAGCCTCATCTCCTCCACCAACGCGTGTGGTGCTTAGCCCATGCGCGGCTTGCAAAATCCTGAGGAGGCGTTGCGGAGAGAAGTGCGTTTTGGCACCGTACTTTCCTCCAACGGAGCCAGCCAAGTTCAGCATCGCCCACCGTGTATTTGGAGCCAGCAACATCATTAAGCTCTTGCAG GAACTTCCCGAATCACAAAGAACTGATGCAGTGAAAAGTTTGGTGTATGAAGCCGAAGCTAGAATTAGAGATCCGGTGTATGGTTCTGCCGGTGCCATATACAATCTACAAAGACAAGTGAGTGAACTCCAAGCAGAGCTCGCAAAAGCTCAAGTGGAGATAGTGAGCATGCAGTTTCAAAGATCAAATTTATTagaattgattcaaaatatggacCAGCGAAACCAAGAACAACAAAATATGATGGCCTTTGAGAGTTCCTTGGGAAATTGTGAGCATGATGAGTTCATTAGCAGCTCCGACGAAGAGAGCAATGATTTTGGATTCCTTGAAGACAAGTACTTCAACACCAACTCATTAATGTTGTGGTGTGATCCCCTTCTGATATGA